The following coding sequences are from one Zalophus californianus isolate mZalCal1 chromosome 5, mZalCal1.pri.v2, whole genome shotgun sequence window:
- the F2R gene encoding proteinase-activated receptor 1 → MGPRRLLLVAAGLSLCGPLLSARARGRKPESKATNATVDPRSFFLKNTNDIFEPFPLEDNEERNGSEFPEDRLSSINVSQPLQKRPPGFITEDAWGYLTSAWLTLFIPSVYTGVFVVSLPLNVMAILVFILKMKIKKPAVVYMLHLATADVLFVSVLPFKISYYFSGSDWKFGSEMCRFVTAAFYCNMYASIMLMTVISIDRFLAVVYPIQSLSWRTLGRASFTCLAIWAMAIAGVVPLLLQEQTTQVSGLNITTCHDVLNETLLKGYYAYYFSAFSAVFFFVPLVVSTICYVSIIRCLSSSTVANQSKKSRALFLSLAVFCIFIICFGPTNVLLILHYSFLSQESTTEAAYFAYLLCVCVSSISCCIDPLIYYYASSECQRYLYSILCCKESSDPGSYNSSGHLMASKMDTCSSNLNNSIYKKLLT, encoded by the coding sequence agtcaAAAGCGACCAATGCTACTGTGGATCCCCGGTCATTTTTTCTCAAGAATACCAATGATATATTTGAACCATTCCCACTGGAGGACAATGAGGAGAGAAACGGGAGTGAGTTCCCTGAAGACAGACTAAGCTCCATCAATGTAAGCCAACCTCTTCAAAAACGGCCCCCTGGGTTTATCACGGAAGATGCCTGGGGATATCTGACCAGTGCCTGGCTGACGCTTTTTATCCCCTCTGTCTACACTGGCGTGTTTGTAGTAAGCCTTCCTCTGAATGTCATGGCCATCCTTGTGTTTATCTTGAAGATGAAGATCAAGAAGCCCGCTGTGGTGTACATGCTGCATCTGGCCACGGCGGATGTGCTCTTCGTGTCAGTGCTCCCGTTCAAGATCAGCTATTACTTTTCCGGCAGCGATTGGAAGTTTGGTTCTGAAATGTGTCGCTTCGTCACCGCGGCCTTTTACTGTAACATGTATGCCTCCATCATGCTCATGACAGTCATAAGCATTGACCGGTTTTTGGCCGTGGTTTACCCCATCCAGTCCCTCTCCTGGCGTACTCTGGGGAGGGCTTCCTTCACTTGTCTGGCCATCTGGGCTATGGCCATCGCGGGGGTGgtgcctctcctcctccaggaacaaACCACCCAGGTGTCGGGGCTCAACATCACCACCTGCCATGACGTGCTCAATGAAACCCTGCTCAAAGGCTATTACGCCTATTACTTCTCAGCCTtctctgctgtcttcttctttgtgCCCCTGGTCGTTTCCACCATCTGCTATGTGTCTATCATTCGATGCCTTAGCTCCTCCACAGTCGCCAACCAGAGCAAGAAGTCCCGGGCTTTGTTCTTGTCACTTGCTGTTTTCTGCATCTTCATCATCTGCTTCGGACCCACAAATGTCCTCCTGATTCTGCATTATTCATTCCTTTCTCAAGAGTCCACGACAGAGGCTGCCTACTTTGCTTAcctcctctgtgtctgtgtcagCAGCATAAGCTGTTGCATTGATCCCCTAATTTACTATTATGCTTCTTCTGAGTGCCAGAGGTACCTCTACAGCATCTTATGCTGCAAAGAAAGCTCTGATCCCGGCAGCTACAACAGCAGCGGTCATTTGATGGCGAGTAAAATGGATACCTGTTCTAGTAACCTGAATAACAGCATATACAAAAAGCTCTTAACTTAG
- the LOC113929281 gene encoding thymosin beta-15A: MSDKPDLSEVEKFDRSKLKKTNTEEKNTLPSQETIQQEKECVQTS, encoded by the coding sequence ATGAGTGATAAGCCAGACTTGTCTGAAGTGGAGAAGTTTGACAGGTCAAAACTGAAGAAAAccaatactgaagaaaaaaatactctccCTTCACAGGAAACTATCCAACAAGAGAAAGAGTGTGTTCAAACATCATAA